In Acidiphilium acidophilum, one genomic interval encodes:
- a CDS encoding N-acetylmuramoyl-L-alanine amidase family protein — MIFSRRFVLDAGIRATLSVPLWMQMGLAQAAQRGPGRLPAVRAMPPSSRLVVIDPGHGGRDPGCIGAGNLYEKDIALATAWDFRNALARGGYDVLMTRTSDVFLPLTERVGIAETHKAAVLMSVHANSVAPNTVVRGASVFTFSNTPSDPLAAEIAKTENSVERISNPTFHGVSPQVSRILFSLMDQSTKAQSHLLQSKMVGSLARSVDMLQNPARHATFVVLQSAAIPSVLIETAFLSNPEDEAALRTNAFRMRLARSMKTALDAWFLARKTAVANL, encoded by the coding sequence ATGATATTTTCACGGCGATTCGTTCTGGATGCGGGAATCAGGGCGACACTTTCGGTACCGTTATGGATGCAGATGGGATTGGCTCAGGCGGCGCAGCGCGGTCCGGGCCGGTTGCCCGCCGTGCGCGCCATGCCACCGTCGAGCCGGTTGGTGGTGATCGACCCCGGGCATGGTGGCCGCGATCCCGGCTGCATCGGTGCCGGCAATCTGTACGAGAAGGACATCGCGCTGGCGACGGCGTGGGATTTCCGCAATGCGCTCGCGCGCGGCGGATATGACGTGCTGATGACCCGCACCAGCGACGTGTTCCTGCCGCTGACCGAGCGGGTCGGGATTGCGGAGACGCACAAGGCGGCCGTGCTGATGTCGGTTCATGCCAACTCGGTTGCTCCGAACACCGTGGTGCGCGGGGCCAGCGTGTTCACTTTTTCCAACACCCCATCCGACCCGCTTGCGGCCGAAATCGCGAAAACGGAGAACAGCGTCGAGCGGATCTCGAACCCCACGTTCCACGGGGTTTCGCCGCAGGTCTCGCGCATTTTGTTCAGCCTGATGGATCAGAGCACCAAGGCGCAATCGCATCTGTTGCAGAGCAAGATGGTGGGCTCCCTGGCCCGTAGCGTCGACATGCTGCAGAATCCGGCACGGCATGCCACCTTCGTGGTTCTGCAATCGGCGGCGATTCCAAGTGTGCTGATCGAAACCGCGTTCCTGTCGAACCCGGAGGATGAGGCCGCCTTGCGCACCAATGCCTTCCGGATGCGGCTCGCGCGGTCGATGAAAACCGCGCTCGACGCCTGGTTCCTCGCCCGCAAGACCGCCGTCGCCAACCTTTGA
- a CDS encoding cytochrome C, with the protein MKPVMSRLMKLALGAISVAALGTIALPPAHAAGVPPAHSLAQAALQGQHIFNHDKFGGVRTCSACHVNGGTTIGHLPNGTKIPSLMGVAAEFPRYNPAAHRVVTLGQQLDHCITGGLQGKPPAANSAQMTDLVTYLTKLSKGSIMGKQFK; encoded by the coding sequence ATGAAACCCGTGATGTCTCGTCTGATGAAACTGGCTCTCGGCGCGATCTCGGTTGCCGCGCTCGGAACCATCGCGTTACCACCCGCACACGCGGCGGGAGTGCCACCGGCACATTCTCTGGCGCAGGCGGCCCTGCAAGGGCAGCATATCTTCAACCATGACAAATTCGGTGGCGTCCGGACATGTTCGGCCTGCCATGTCAACGGCGGCACCACCATCGGGCACCTGCCGAACGGTACCAAAATCCCGAGCCTCATGGGCGTCGCGGCAGAGTTTCCGCGCTATAATCCCGCAGCCCATCGTGTCGTGACACTCGGACAGCAGCTCGATCACTGCATCACCGGCGGATTGCAGGGCAAGCCCCCTGCGGCAAACAGTGCGCAGATGACGGATCTGGTGACCTACCTCACGAAATTATCGAAGGGCTCAATCATGGGGAAGCAATTCAAATAA
- the hrcA gene encoding heat-inducible transcriptional repressor HrcA, with translation MDQSPPRNTRSFQSGAPTKMPPGLDARSAAVLREIVEQYVETGEPVGSRTLSRLLPMGLSPATIRNVMADLTDAGLLFAPHISAGRLPTDRGLRLFVDGLLHFGELSDEERERIEAVLAQSGRSVQDTLTEASTLLSGLSSAAGIVLAPKSEGAVKHIEFVPLSSGRALVVLVSADGQVENRVIETPVGLPPSALQEASNYLNAQLSGLSLADLRQRVAADMKADRSALDSIAAGIVEAGLATWSGEGRGGSLIVRGQGRLLADIDQVEKLASLQQLFERLEAQETMLKLLELAERSDGVRIFIGAESGLFGASGMSMVVAPARNRNDRIVGAIGVIGPTRINYGKIIPVVDYTARVIGRLLG, from the coding sequence ATGGACCAGTCACCGCCGCGCAATACACGCAGTTTCCAGTCGGGTGCGCCGACCAAGATGCCGCCGGGGCTCGACGCGCGCTCGGCGGCGGTGCTGCGGGAAATCGTCGAGCAATATGTCGAGACCGGTGAGCCTGTGGGCAGCCGGACCCTGTCACGGTTGTTGCCGATGGGGCTGTCGCCCGCGACGATCCGCAACGTGATGGCGGACCTGACGGATGCGGGGTTGCTGTTCGCGCCGCATATTTCGGCGGGGCGGCTGCCGACCGATCGCGGGCTGCGGCTGTTCGTCGACGGGTTGCTGCATTTCGGCGAATTATCGGATGAGGAGCGCGAGCGGATCGAAGCGGTCCTCGCGCAATCGGGGCGCTCGGTGCAGGACACGCTGACCGAGGCATCGACCTTGCTGTCGGGGCTGTCATCGGCGGCGGGGATCGTGCTGGCGCCTAAATCGGAAGGGGCGGTCAAGCATATCGAATTCGTGCCGCTGAGTTCGGGCCGGGCGCTGGTGGTGCTGGTTTCGGCGGATGGGCAGGTGGAGAACCGGGTGATCGAAACACCGGTGGGCCTGCCGCCATCGGCTTTGCAGGAGGCGAGCAATTATCTGAATGCGCAGCTCTCCGGCCTGTCGCTCGCGGATCTGCGGCAGCGGGTGGCGGCCGACATGAAGGCCGATCGGTCCGCGCTGGATTCGATCGCGGCGGGGATTGTCGAAGCCGGGTTGGCGACATGGTCAGGTGAAGGGCGGGGCGGTTCGCTGATCGTGCGCGGGCAGGGGCGATTGCTTGCGGATATCGATCAGGTCGAGAAACTGGCCTCGTTGCAGCAGCTGTTCGAGCGGCTGGAGGCGCAGGAGACCATGCTGAAGCTGCTGGAACTGGCTGAACGATCGGATGGGGTGCGGATTTTCATCGGTGCCGAGAGCGGGCTGTTCGGGGCGTCGGGGATGTCGATGGTGGTGGCACCGGCGCGTAATCGGAATGACCGGATCGTCGGCGCGATCGGGGTGATCGGGCCGACCCGGATCAATTACGGCAAGATCATTCCGGTGGTCGATTATACCGCCCGGGTGATCGGGCGATTGCTGGGGTAG
- the rph gene encoding ribonuclease PH has translation MTRPSNRTASALRPVEIVTGFSHHAEGSALIRMGGTEVLCAASVESRVPGFLRNTGLGWVTAEYGMLPRATHTRGDREAARGKQSGRTQEIQRLIGRSLRAVIDRKLLGEMSITLDCDVLNADGGTRCAAITGAYVALALAIRKLQANNILKADPLIGQVAAISCGIYEGIPVLDLDYAEDSNAEADANFILTAAGGIIEIQATAEKATFDEAAFTTLLGLARTGTSALFAAQNAALDAA, from the coding sequence ATGACCCGTCCCAGCAACCGTACCGCCAGCGCGCTCCGCCCCGTTGAAATCGTCACCGGGTTTTCCCATCACGCCGAAGGCTCCGCCCTCATCCGCATGGGCGGCACCGAAGTGCTGTGCGCCGCCAGCGTCGAGTCCCGCGTCCCCGGATTCCTGCGCAACACCGGCCTTGGCTGGGTCACCGCCGAATACGGCATGCTGCCCCGCGCCACCCATACCCGCGGCGACCGTGAAGCCGCGCGCGGCAAGCAGTCCGGCCGCACCCAGGAAATCCAGCGCCTGATCGGCCGCAGCCTGCGCGCCGTGATCGATCGTAAACTGCTCGGCGAAATGAGCATCACCCTCGATTGCGATGTGCTGAACGCCGATGGCGGAACCCGCTGTGCCGCCATCACCGGCGCCTATGTCGCTCTCGCCCTCGCGATCCGCAAGCTCCAGGCCAACAACATCCTCAAGGCTGACCCGCTCATCGGCCAGGTCGCCGCCATCTCCTGCGGCATCTATGAAGGCATCCCGGTCCTCGACCTCGACTACGCCGAAGACTCCAATGCCGAAGCCGATGCCAATTTCATTCTCACCGCCGCCGGCGGCATCATCGAAATCCAGGCCACCGCCGAGAAAGCGACGTTCGATGAGGCGGCGTTCACCACGCTGCTCGGCCTTGCCCGCACCGGCACATCGGCCCTGTTCGCCGCCCAGAACGCCGCGCTCGATGCTGCCTGA
- the rdgB gene encoding RdgB/HAM1 family non-canonical purine NTP pyrophosphatase, with the protein MLPEPWRLRTGQQLVIATHNSGKLAEFAALMVPYGLDCTSAAALGLPEPVEDAPDFAGNAKIKALAAAKYSGLPALADDSGLLVAALHGAPGVRSSRYANEAGGYPQAMAAIVAASRTNDHAAFGCALCLAMPSGETATYLGFCHGRIAPEPRGAGGFGYDAIFIPIGSNRRFAEMSEAEKSTVSHRGRAVRQFIAAHCC; encoded by the coding sequence ATGCTGCCTGAACCGTGGCGTCTCCGCACCGGCCAGCAGTTGGTCATTGCGACCCATAATAGTGGCAAACTCGCCGAATTCGCGGCGCTGATGGTGCCTTACGGGCTCGATTGCACCTCCGCCGCCGCGCTCGGCCTGCCCGAACCGGTGGAGGACGCCCCCGATTTCGCCGGCAACGCGAAAATCAAGGCGCTCGCCGCCGCCAAATACAGCGGCCTTCCCGCACTCGCCGATGATTCCGGTCTGCTGGTCGCGGCCCTCCACGGGGCACCCGGTGTCCGCTCCTCACGCTACGCGAACGAGGCCGGCGGCTATCCGCAAGCCATGGCGGCGATCGTCGCCGCCAGCCGCACCAACGACCACGCCGCCTTCGGCTGTGCCCTCTGCCTCGCGATGCCCTCGGGCGAAACCGCGACCTATCTCGGCTTCTGCCATGGCCGGATCGCACCCGAGCCACGCGGCGCAGGTGGTTTCGGCTACGACGCCATTTTCATCCCGATCGGCTCGAATCGGCGTTTCGCCGAGATGAGCGAGGCGGAAAAATCCACGGTCAGCCATCGCGGCCGCGCCGTGAGGCAATTCATCGCGGCGCATTGCTGCTGA
- a CDS encoding amidase, translated as MEPCDLTATEARRLIGARGLSPVELVSSCIARVEAVDHAVNAMVARDFERSLGAARDAETAVMAGATLGPLHGLPVGVKDLEDTAGLRTTYGSPMFRDHVPQTDQGLVAAIRSAGGIIFGKTNTPEFGAGANTINAVYGATGNPFDPLKSAAGSSGGSAVALATGMVPLATGSDMGGSLRNPAAFCGIVGMRPSAGLVPSEKRQLGASGLSVLGPMARTVPDLALMLGAIGRYDPRDMLAAPLDPLRVGTVDTGRLRVAFTADFGFAPTSRAVRDLFAARMAQLAPAFAHAEPAAPDCAGADDAFAVLRAVNFLAGFGATFRSDPNRLGANIRANVEEGLGYSAADVARAMTIQTHIYQAWQAFFQRYDVLIAPSVTTAPRPWTELFPTEIDGVATRSYYHWLALAYAVTLAGHPSLSLPLGRDDNGMPFGVQIITARHTDAMTIAVAAAIETIAQGDPALARPIPDIAALRSMPPLRDTPGFGADIS; from the coding sequence ATGGAACCGTGCGATCTGACGGCAACCGAAGCACGGCGACTGATCGGGGCGCGCGGCCTGTCACCGGTGGAACTGGTTTCGAGTTGCATTGCCCGGGTTGAGGCGGTCGATCATGCGGTGAATGCGATGGTGGCGCGCGACTTCGAGCGGTCCCTCGGCGCGGCGCGCGACGCCGAGACCGCCGTGATGGCCGGGGCGACGCTCGGCCCGCTTCATGGGCTGCCGGTCGGCGTCAAGGATCTGGAAGATACCGCCGGCCTGCGCACGACCTATGGTAGTCCGATGTTTCGCGACCATGTGCCGCAAACCGATCAGGGGCTGGTCGCCGCAATCCGCAGCGCCGGCGGCATTATATTCGGCAAGACCAATACTCCGGAATTCGGCGCGGGGGCCAATACGATCAATGCGGTTTACGGTGCCACCGGAAACCCGTTCGACCCGCTGAAATCGGCGGCCGGTTCCTCAGGCGGATCGGCGGTGGCGCTCGCCACCGGCATGGTACCACTGGCAACCGGCTCCGATATGGGCGGCAGCCTGCGCAATCCGGCGGCATTCTGCGGGATCGTGGGGATGCGGCCTTCGGCGGGGCTGGTGCCCTCCGAGAAACGGCAACTCGGCGCATCCGGTCTTTCGGTTCTCGGCCCGATGGCGCGTACCGTGCCGGATCTGGCCCTGATGCTCGGCGCGATCGGGCGTTATGACCCGCGTGACATGCTGGCCGCGCCGCTCGATCCGCTGCGGGTCGGCACGGTGGATACCGGAAGGTTGCGGGTGGCCTTCACCGCCGATTTCGGGTTTGCGCCGACCTCGCGGGCGGTGCGTGACCTGTTCGCGGCGCGGATGGCGCAACTCGCGCCGGCATTCGCTCATGCGGAGCCGGCGGCACCGGACTGTGCCGGCGCGGACGATGCGTTTGCCGTGCTGCGCGCGGTGAATTTTCTCGCGGGTTTCGGGGCGACGTTCCGGAGCGATCCGAACCGGTTGGGTGCCAATATCCGCGCCAATGTCGAGGAGGGGCTCGGCTACAGCGCCGCCGATGTCGCACGCGCGATGACGATCCAGACACACATATATCAGGCGTGGCAGGCCTTCTTTCAGCGTTACGACGTGCTGATCGCGCCCAGCGTGACGACTGCGCCGCGACCATGGACCGAATTATTCCCCACCGAGATCGACGGGGTGGCGACCCGATCGTACTATCATTGGCTCGCGCTGGCCTATGCGGTCACGCTCGCCGGCCATCCCTCGTTGTCGCTGCCGCTGGGGCGGGATGACAACGGAATGCCTTTCGGGGTCCAGATCATCACGGCCCGCCATACCGACGCCATGACCATCGCGGTTGCTGCGGCGATCGAGACGATTGCGCAAGGCGATCCCGCGCTTGCCCGTCCGATCCCCGATATCGCAGCGTTGCGGTCCATGCCGCCGCTTCGCGATACGCCGGGATTTGGCGCTGACATATCGTGA
- a CDS encoding PRC-barrel domain-containing protein: MSGFNPVTAGHPQMATATDESSLSETRSLIAASKVNGTRVYNTQGDSIGSIYDVMINKRSGRVDYAIMSFGGFLGLGEHYHPLPWELLNYDPRQGGYVVDLDRDRLEGGPSYATSAAPDWSDGVYGHQVDEYYGVRPGLATR, translated from the coding sequence ATGAGCGGTTTCAATCCAGTGACGGCAGGCCATCCGCAGATGGCGACAGCCACCGATGAATCCTCGTTGAGCGAGACACGGAGCCTGATTGCGGCCAGCAAGGTCAACGGCACCCGCGTTTACAACACGCAGGGCGATTCGATCGGCTCGATCTATGACGTGATGATCAACAAGCGGAGTGGCAGGGTCGATTACGCGATCATGTCGTTCGGTGGCTTTCTCGGACTGGGCGAGCATTATCACCCACTGCCCTGGGAGCTGCTGAATTACGACCCGCGCCAGGGTGGCTATGTCGTCGATCTCGACCGAGACCGGCTCGAAGGTGGCCCCTCCTACGCGACGAGCGCGGCGCCGGATTGGTCGGACGGGGTCTATGGCCATCAGGTCGACGAATATTACGGTGTTCGACCCGGCCTTGCGACCCGCTGA
- a CDS encoding gamma-glutamyltransferase family protein, whose amino-acid sequence MRDFHIPGRSAVYAGRAMAATSMPVATLAALDALRAGGNALDAAVTAAALLGVVEPQSTGIGGDCFCLYKEAGSPDVIALNGSGRAPAAATIDHYEAHGISSLEATSPHGVTIPGAVGAWETLLEAHGRRGLAAALAPAIYYAEAGFAVSPRVAADWANSEDKLRRAGAHALLPNGHAPGVGTLVRQPELAATLRSIAANGARGFYEGPVAAALVAELRARGGLHTEADFSEGRIAARFVRPIKRAFDGLTIWECPPNGSGLLALMLLGILEGFGPAPDGPLGPIRVHRHIEAARLVYRDRDALLADPEQAAVPVDHLLSDDYLASLRSLIRDDVAMTDLPRAGEALLPAHRDTVYLCVVDEAGNACSFINSTFESFGSGILAGDTGVILHNRGLGFRLERGHPNCIAPRKRPMHTIIPGMATQDGHAVMPFGVMGGHYQPMGQSWFLTNLRHYGLDIQQAIDLPRAFPYAGMLELEPTFPQATIDGLTQRGHQITMTRRPHGGGQAILIDRQAGVLTGGSDPRKDGCAMGY is encoded by the coding sequence ATGCGCGATTTTCACATCCCTGGCCGCAGCGCGGTCTATGCCGGTCGCGCTATGGCCGCGACCTCGATGCCGGTGGCGACGCTGGCGGCCCTCGATGCGCTGCGGGCGGGTGGCAATGCGCTGGATGCCGCGGTGACCGCAGCAGCGCTGCTCGGTGTGGTCGAACCGCAATCGACCGGGATCGGCGGCGATTGCTTCTGCCTCTATAAAGAGGCCGGCAGTCCGGACGTGATCGCGCTGAACGGCTCGGGTCGCGCGCCCGCTGCGGCCACGATCGATCATTACGAGGCGCATGGCATATCGAGCCTGGAGGCAACCTCGCCGCACGGCGTCACCATCCCCGGCGCGGTGGGGGCGTGGGAGACACTGCTCGAAGCCCATGGCAGGCGGGGACTGGCCGCGGCTCTCGCCCCCGCGATCTATTATGCCGAGGCGGGCTTTGCGGTCAGCCCGCGCGTGGCGGCGGATTGGGCGAATTCCGAAGACAAGCTGCGCCGGGCGGGGGCACACGCCCTGCTGCCGAATGGCCATGCGCCCGGTGTCGGCACACTGGTCCGCCAGCCGGAACTCGCCGCCACCCTGCGGTCGATCGCGGCGAACGGGGCGCGTGGCTTCTATGAAGGACCGGTCGCCGCCGCACTCGTCGCGGAATTGCGCGCGCGGGGAGGGCTGCATACCGAAGCGGATTTCAGCGAAGGGCGCATCGCAGCCCGGTTCGTCAGGCCGATCAAGCGCGCGTTCGACGGGCTGACGATCTGGGAATGCCCGCCCAACGGCTCGGGGCTGCTGGCTCTCATGCTGCTCGGTATCCTCGAAGGCTTCGGTCCTGCGCCTGACGGGCCGCTCGGACCAATCCGGGTGCATCGCCATATCGAGGCGGCACGGCTGGTCTATCGGGATCGCGACGCCCTGCTCGCCGACCCCGAGCAGGCGGCGGTGCCGGTGGATCATCTGCTGAGCGACGATTACCTCGCCTCGCTGCGCAGCCTGATCCGCGACGACGTGGCCATGACCGACCTGCCCCGCGCGGGCGAGGCGCTCCTGCCCGCGCATCGGGATACGGTGTATCTCTGTGTCGTCGATGAGGCGGGCAACGCGTGCTCGTTCATCAATTCGACCTTCGAGAGTTTCGGATCGGGGATTCTGGCGGGCGATACCGGGGTGATCCTGCATAATCGCGGCCTCGGCTTCCGGCTGGAACGCGGCCACCCCAACTGCATCGCCCCGCGCAAACGCCCGATGCACACGATCATCCCCGGCATGGCCACGCAGGACGGTCATGCCGTGATGCCGTTCGGCGTGATGGGCGGGCATTACCAGCCGATGGGGCAATCCTGGTTCCTGACCAATCTGCGTCATTACGGGCTCGACATCCAGCAGGCGATCGACCTGCCGCGGGCGTTTCCCTATGCCGGGATGCTGGAACTCGAACCGACATTTCCGCAAGCCACGATCGACGGGCTGACGCAGAGGGGCCACCAGATCACCATGACCAGGCGGCCCCATGGTGGCGGCCAGGCGATCCTGATCGATCGTCAGGCGGGTGTGCTCACCGGGGGGTCGGATCCGCGCAAGGATGGTTGCGCCATGGGCTATTAG
- a CDS encoding fatty acid desaturase: protein MTTDVSWRTMIAPYLKPDSRLALAQLLTTLLPFLAVMGLLLVALDHGYWIALLLLPVGAVLVVRLFMFQHDCGHGSFFAPRWANDALGLVLGVLTLTPYTAWRAAHAVHHANTGNLDRRGIGDVNTLTVAEYRALSRWRRAGYRLYRHPAVLFGLGPVWLFVIKNRIPFGHPARRWREWASVLGTNAALLALVAILFVTLGPVAVLVGWLPMMVMAATIGVWLFYIQHQFEHTYWESRPEWDFRSAALEGASFYDLPRILHWMTGNIGFHHIHHLSSRIPNYRLRACHEANPAFQVAPRLTFWSSLRCARLALWDTDQRRLVPFSRSRTA from the coding sequence ATGACAACAGATGTTTCGTGGCGCACGATGATCGCGCCCTACCTGAAACCCGACAGCCGGCTGGCTCTGGCGCAACTGCTCACCACGCTGCTGCCGTTTCTGGCAGTGATGGGATTGCTGTTGGTGGCACTCGATCATGGCTACTGGATCGCGCTGTTGCTGCTTCCGGTGGGAGCGGTGCTGGTGGTGCGGCTGTTCATGTTTCAGCACGATTGCGGCCACGGCTCCTTTTTCGCGCCTCGCTGGGCGAATGATGCGCTCGGTCTCGTGCTCGGCGTGCTGACACTGACGCCCTACACCGCCTGGCGCGCGGCCCATGCGGTGCATCATGCCAATACCGGCAATCTGGACCGGCGCGGGATTGGCGACGTCAACACCCTGACCGTCGCGGAATATCGTGCCCTGTCGCGCTGGCGGCGGGCGGGCTACCGGCTCTATCGCCATCCCGCCGTGCTGTTCGGCCTCGGACCGGTATGGCTGTTCGTGATCAAGAACCGTATCCCGTTCGGTCATCCCGCGCGGCGGTGGCGCGAATGGGCGAGCGTGCTGGGCACCAATGCCGCCCTTCTCGCGCTGGTCGCTATTCTGTTCGTCACGCTCGGGCCAGTCGCGGTGCTGGTGGGGTGGCTGCCGATGATGGTGATGGCCGCGACCATCGGGGTCTGGCTGTTCTATATCCAGCACCAGTTCGAGCACACTTATTGGGAGAGCCGGCCCGAGTGGGACTTTCGGAGTGCCGCGCTCGAAGGGGCGTCGTTTTACGACCTTCCGCGCATCCTGCACTGGATGACCGGCAATATCGGGTTTCATCATATCCATCATCTGTCGAGCCGGATTCCGAATTACCGGCTGCGCGCCTGCCACGAAGCCAATCCTGCGTTTCAGGTGGCCCCGCGCCTCACGTTCTGGTCGAGCCTGCGCTGCGCCCGGCTGGCTTTGTGGGACACCGATCAGCGCCGTCTGGTGCCGTTCAGCCGCAGCCGGACGGCCTGA
- a CDS encoding DnaJ C-terminal domain-containing protein has product MISVPDPYETLGVARDASAEDIRRAYRKLAKTSHPDLNPGDAAAEGKFKQISAAHHLLSDPDKRARFDRGEIDAEGNEAPPRPRYRDYAQADAGQRYGTGGASTGANWNASDFESIFGTMFNDPGGRPRQGPIRGADAQFTLAVGFLDAVNGTTTRITLPDGGTLDVRIPPATDDGTILRLRGKGGPGHAGGPAGDALIAVHVTPHRFFRRDGQDIRLDLPVTIAEAVLGGPVEVPTPGGPVRMRIPPASDSGAVLRLRGRGVPGRGNTPAGDLYATLSIAIGKPDPALEAFLREWKPATAFNPRAGMEAEP; this is encoded by the coding sequence ATGATTTCGGTGCCAGATCCCTATGAGACCCTGGGCGTTGCCCGTGATGCGAGTGCGGAGGACATCCGCCGTGCCTATCGCAAGCTCGCCAAGACCAGCCATCCCGACCTCAACCCCGGGGATGCCGCTGCGGAGGGCAAGTTCAAGCAGATTTCCGCCGCGCATCATCTGCTGTCCGATCCCGACAAACGCGCCCGGTTCGACCGTGGCGAGATCGACGCCGAAGGCAACGAAGCGCCACCCCGGCCCCGCTACCGCGACTACGCCCAGGCCGATGCCGGCCAGCGCTACGGCACCGGCGGCGCCTCAACCGGCGCCAACTGGAACGCGTCCGATTTCGAGTCGATCTTCGGCACCATGTTCAACGATCCGGGCGGCCGACCCCGCCAGGGACCGATTCGGGGGGCGGATGCCCAATTCACCCTTGCGGTCGGGTTCCTCGATGCCGTCAACGGCACAACGACAAGGATCACCCTGCCGGACGGCGGAACACTCGACGTCCGGATCCCGCCCGCGACCGATGACGGGACCATATTGCGGCTGCGGGGCAAGGGCGGTCCCGGCCATGCCGGCGGGCCGGCGGGCGATGCGCTGATCGCGGTTCATGTAACCCCGCACCGGTTCTTCCGCCGCGATGGTCAGGACATAAGGCTCGACCTGCCCGTCACCATCGCGGAAGCCGTACTCGGCGGACCGGTTGAAGTGCCGACCCCCGGCGGCCCGGTCCGGATGCGCATCCCGCCCGCCTCGGACAGCGGTGCCGTCCTGCGCCTGCGCGGTCGTGGTGTTCCGGGCCGGGGCAACACGCCCGCCGGTGATCTCTACGCAACCTTGAGCATCGCGATCGGCAAGCCCGATCCGGCACTCGAGGCATTCCTGCGCGAGTGGAAACCCGCAACGGCCTTCAACCCCCGCGCCGGCATGGAGGCGGAACCGTGA
- a CDS encoding chaperone modulator CbpM translates to MITIDVVIRTVEGLDRHDLERWIDNRWVRPDPTSDGFIFRAIDLERVRLIHELSRELQVNDDALPVVLCLLDQVYALRRQLHDVASAIRHTAPPEVGVALITYLERAGAGTKR, encoded by the coding sequence GTGATCACCATCGACGTCGTCATCCGGACCGTGGAAGGCCTCGACCGTCACGACCTCGAACGCTGGATCGACAATCGCTGGGTCCGCCCCGACCCGACCAGCGATGGCTTCATATTCCGCGCCATCGACCTCGAACGGGTCCGGCTGATCCATGAATTGTCGCGCGAGCTGCAGGTCAACGACGACGCCTTGCCTGTCGTCCTGTGCCTGCTCGATCAGGTTTATGCCCTGCGCCGCCAGTTGCACGACGTGGCAAGCGCGATCCGCCATACGGCACCGCCCGAGGTTGGCGTCGCCCTGATCACGTATCTCGAACGCGCCGGGGCCGGGACCAAGCGCTGA
- a CDS encoding acetyl-CoA carboxylase carboxyltransferase subunit alpha has protein sequence MRHFLDFEKPVAELEAKIEELRRMTDPGELNIAEEVAQLSEKAERQLRNLYGKLTPWQKTQVARHPERPKATDMIAGLITEFTPLAGDRAFAEDAAIIAGPGRFEGEPVMVIAIEKGSDLDSRLRHNFGSPRPEGYRKARRLIELAGRFGLPVLSFVDTSGAYPGIDAEARGQAEAIARGIEACLAAPVPFIATIIGEGGSGGAIAIAAADVVLMYEHAIYSVISPEGCAAILWEDRTMAAQAAEAMKVTAQDLKRLGIIDRIVPEPLGGAHRAPAVAVAQLGEAIAAVLAPLKTMTPEALRTKRREKFLAMGQIAGL, from the coding sequence ATGCGTCATTTTCTCGATTTCGAAAAGCCGGTCGCCGAGCTGGAAGCCAAGATCGAAGAGCTGCGCCGGATGACCGATCCCGGCGAGCTCAACATCGCCGAGGAGGTCGCCCAGCTATCCGAAAAGGCGGAACGCCAGCTTCGCAACCTTTACGGCAAGCTGACCCCCTGGCAGAAAACCCAGGTCGCGCGCCACCCCGAACGCCCCAAAGCGACCGACATGATTGCGGGGCTGATCACCGAGTTCACCCCCCTCGCCGGTGATCGCGCCTTCGCGGAGGATGCCGCGATCATTGCCGGGCCAGGCCGTTTCGAAGGCGAGCCGGTCATGGTCATCGCGATCGAAAAGGGTTCCGATCTCGATTCCCGCCTCAGGCATAATTTCGGATCGCCCCGTCCGGAAGGCTACCGCAAGGCGCGCCGGCTGATCGAACTTGCCGGGCGCTTCGGGCTACCGGTCCTGTCCTTCGTCGATACGTCCGGCGCCTATCCGGGCATCGACGCCGAGGCCCGCGGCCAGGCCGAGGCGATCGCCCGCGGCATCGAAGCCTGCCTCGCCGCACCGGTGCCGTTCATCGCCACCATCATCGGCGAGGGCGGCTCGGGCGGCGCCATCGCGATTGCGGCCGCCGATGTCGTGCTGATGTACGAGCATGCGATCTATTCGGTCATTTCGCCCGAAGGCTGCGCCGCCATTTTATGGGAGGACCGCACGATGGCCGCCCAGGCCGCCGAAGCGATGAAAGTCACCGCCCAGGATCTCAAACGCCTCGGTATCATCGACCGGATCGTCCCGGAACCGCTCGGCGGCGCGCATCGGGCACCGGCAGTCGCGGTCGCCCAACTCGGCGAGGCGATCGCGGCCGTACTCGCCCCGCTGAAAACCATGACGCCGGAAGCGTTGCGCACCAAACGGCGGGAAAAATTCCTGGCGATGGGTCAGATCGCCGGACTCTGA